DNA sequence from the Sediminispirochaeta bajacaliforniensis DSM 16054 genome:
TTTTTGCCTCGTTTTTCTTCGGATGCGCCGTCGGAATCCTTCCGGCGGCCTTGTTACGACGCTTTTGGGGACGGAAAAACGGGCACATCTCAATTACGCTTTCACTTTTTCTTCTTATCCTTGCCGTCGTATCGTTGCTGGGCGCCATCTTTTTTGTTTCTCTCCCCCAGGTGCTGTGGGGCAAATCTCTGCTCTTCTTCTGCCTTGTCGTTTTCGCCCTCGGGATGCTTGTCCGGATAGGATGGCAGATACTGCTTCCTCTTCTGCTCGCCCTGCTTCTCATTTTCGGCCTTCAGCTTCACCATGATCTTGACGCCTGGTTTCCTCTTTCCGATGGAAGGGCGCTTGGCGAATTTCGCCTGATTCGTCTTACGGAACAAACTGTTGATGTTGACCTCTTGTCGGGCGGCTTCCTCCGCTCCGCTCTCTTCCGCCTTGATGATGGGCGGATATATATCCCCTATCGTCGATTGAAACCCGATCCCCGCCTTTTCTTTCTGCCTCCCACAGGTTTTGTTGCTTCGCAAGATGTCGACAACCCTATGCCCTTTTCGTCGTCCGCTGCCAGGATGATGACAAGATTGAGACTATGGTCTTTATCCTCCGAGATCTCTGAATCCGCCGAAGCTCGCACGTTAGAGCAGTACGGCGTCTATGTTTTCAAAAAAGCCGATCGCTTTGTGGTTGATATCCGATAGCTGCCTGCCGATAGATGAAATAATGATTGTTGTCTTGTATAAAAACGACCGGTCCGGAAGGACTCGATATTATACCCTGCATGATCGGCAGGGGAACCTTTTTTCTCCCTACTCACTTTCGATCCTGTGGGGAAATGCTCCCGGCGCAGGGCGTGAACGTGAATACGTGTTTACCAGCGGGAAAGATAAGGAGCGGATGATTCGGACGCGGATTAGAAAGCGCCTTCGTAGCGGATATCATCATTTGTACAGTTTTTCTCGTAAACCGGAGGAGCGGCGCTTTCTCAGACAGGAAGTGATTAACTTATAACTGTTGTTCCCATGGGATTGACGAAACGTTTTGTAAAAACTAATGTCAATGTATGAATTTACCAAACAAATTGACCGTTTTTCGGCTTATCCTTTCTCCTCTTTATTTTATCGTTTTTTTTCTGCCTGTCTGGACGGGGAGATTGGAAATGGTTTCGGCTTTTGTACTTCTTGTGATTTTTCTCGGCATTGAAGCCAGCGATGTGCTCGACGGACATATTGCCCGATCCCGAAATCTTGTAACCGACATAGGTAAGGTTCTTGATCCCTTTGCCGATGTATTCAGCCGGATGACCTACTTTATTTGTTTTTCTGCAGTAGGTTTGATGCCTGTGTGGATCTTTGTCATCCTTATTTATCGGGAACTTGCCATCACCTTTCTCCGCATGTACATGATCAAAAAGGGCTTTGTGATGGCTGCGTCGATTTGGGGGAAAATCAAAGCGGTCTTTTACGCATTTTCAGGGATCATCGGACTTGCGACTATCTTTACCGAACGACTTTCTCCCTCTGCGGGAATACTGCCGACCCTGCGTAACATCAGCTTTGTCGTCTTTTTGATTGCCGCCTTTGCTTCGGTGGCCTCCTTTCTTACCTATGTGAGGACGGCCGTTGTTTCGGAGCGATCCGGCGGGGCGCGAGAAGCCTAAGGAAGACTTGTGCGAAATATTGCTGCTTTTCGCACCGAATCGATTTCACTGCGGTTCCTTTTTACCGATATAGACGATACGGTTACGACCGACGGCCGTGTGACAGCCGATGCATATGAGGCGATTTGGAGGCTTTCCAGGGCCGGTATTTCCGTTATTCCCGTTACCGGCCGTCCCGCAGGATGGTGTGATCTCATTATCCGGCAATGGCCGGTAGATGCAGTGGTCGGCGAAAATGGGGCCTTTGTTTACTACCGTACCACAGATGGATCCATCCGTACCTATACCCATCCTTCGATCGCCGATGAAGACCTGACATCACGTCTCGCAGAGGTGCGGGAGGCTGTGCTGGAAGAGGTTCCGGGAAGTAGGGTCGCCCGTGATCAATTTTGCCGTAAGTACGATCTCGCCATCGATTTTCGGGAAGATCCTCCCGATCTTGGGCTCGAAACCGCAGAGCAGATAAAACAGGTCTGTGAACGTTTTGGGGCGGTCGCGAAGATCAGCTCGATTCATGTCAATTGTTGGTTCGGATCTTACGACAAGCTTTCCATGGTTACTGCCTTTATGCAGTACCGGTACGGCCTCGGTGAGGCTGAATTAAAGCAGACTGCTGTGTTTTGTGGGGATTCTCCAAATGATGAACCGATGTTTGCCTTTTTCCCTCACTCGTTTGGGGTCGGTAATATCACTGATTTTTCCCATCTGATGCGCCATCTACCTGCCTGGACGGCTTCGAAACGGGGTGGAGAAGGTTTTGCCGAAATCGTCGGAGCACTTTTGCGGGAGGGGCGAGGCAGCGGGCGAAGAAAACGTGTGCCCGTAAGCGGCGACCAGCTCCGTATCGCGATTTTTACCGATTCTTTTTTGCCTCAGGTCAATGGCGTAGTTACTTCAATCATGAAACTTGCCGAAAACCTTGCGGAGCGGGGTCACTATGTGTTGCTTTTTGCTCCGGCTCATCGAAAGCGTCCCGATTACTCACATGAAAATGTGGATGTACATCTGATTCCGTCGATTCCTGCGAA
Encoded proteins:
- the pgsA gene encoding CDP-diacylglycerol--glycerol-3-phosphate 3-phosphatidyltransferase, with the translated sequence MNLPNKLTVFRLILSPLYFIVFFLPVWTGRLEMVSAFVLLVIFLGIEASDVLDGHIARSRNLVTDIGKVLDPFADVFSRMTYFICFSAVGLMPVWIFVILIYRELAITFLRMYMIKKGFVMAASIWGKIKAVFYAFSGIIGLATIFTERLSPSAGILPTLRNISFVVFLIAAFASVASFLTYVRTAVVSERSGGAREA